One stretch of Prunus persica cultivar Lovell chromosome G1, Prunus_persica_NCBIv2, whole genome shotgun sequence DNA includes these proteins:
- the LOC18792693 gene encoding pre-mRNA-splicing factor CWC25 homolog, translating into MALKFLNKKGWHTGGLRNIENVWMAEQKHKAEQKKLDELRKQIVEERKSGLAIGSPVGSDSFKTLEALPKTKDAPSSSAASKQQASASVSGALFEEKPQSANDAWRKLHLDPLLMIRQREQEALSRIKNNPVQMAMIRNSVSLYFFTFLLLTNQE; encoded by the exons atggcGTTGAAATTTCTGAACAAGAAGGGATGGCACACAGGGGGCCTTCGGAACATAGAGAACGTGTGGATGGCAGAGCAAAAGCACAAGGCCGAGCAGAAGAAGTTGGACGAGCTCCGCAAACAGATCGTTGAAGAGCGCAAGAGTG GATTGGCCATTGGGAGCCCTGTTGGTTCCGATAGTTTCAAAACCCTTGAAGCCTTACCCAAGACCAAAGACGCGCCTTCCTCCTCTGCCGCCTCCAAG CAGCAGGCATCAGCATCTGTGTCGGGAGCTCTGTTCGAAGAAAAGCCTCAATCTGCCAATGATGCTTGGAGGAAGCTCCACTTGGATCCTTTGCTTATGATTCGGCAGCGTGAGCAGGAAGCCCTTTCTCGTATTAAGAACAATCCTGTCCAGATGGCCATGATTCGCAATTCTGtaagtttgtatttttttacttttctcttGCTCACTAATCAAGAATAA